A window from Malania oleifera isolate guangnan ecotype guangnan chromosome 7, ASM2987363v1, whole genome shotgun sequence encodes these proteins:
- the LOC131160704 gene encoding 11-beta-hydroxysteroid dehydrogenase-like 4A isoform X1 translates to MNVIRKLLNVAIPAAMVVALFFFLPSLLFVKFIYSSFRRSNISEDVAGKVVLITGASSGIGEHIAYEYAKRGALLVLTARRKERLREVAEKARKLGSPEVMVVRADVSKADDRERFVDKALHRFGRLDHLVNNAGIAPVHMFEDFALISDLAPVMETNFWGSVHSTHLAIPHLRKSRGKIIVISSMNGRFPLPRMSLYNASKAALISLYETLRVELDGDVGITIVTPWLVNTQGEFLSKLGLAEGVMKFIPVKAADECARAIVESACRGDEYLTLPSQVRPLFLWKVFCPEVVEWFNRLLFLSQPKTLMKDLNFNLADEKFLKPGH, encoded by the exons ATGAATGTGATTCGCAAGCTCTTGAACGTTGCAATTCCCGCAGCAATGGTCGTTgccctcttcttctttttgccTTCACTTCTGTTCGTAAAGTTCATTTATAGTTCATTTAGAAGGTCCAACATCAGTGAAGACGTGGCCGGAAAAGTAGTGCTCATCACCGGAGCATCCTCCGGCATTGGCGAG CATATTGCTTACGAGTACGCCAAGAGAGGAGCTCTTCTGGTGCTCACTGCAAGAAGAAAAGAACGTCTGAGAGAAGTTGCAGAGAAAGCCAGGAAGCTGGGGTCGCCTGAGGTTATGGTGGTCCGGGCAGATGTTTCCAAGGCTGATGACCGTGAGAGATTTGTTGACAAAGCCCTCCATCGCTTTGGACGAT TGGATCATCTGGTGAACAATGCTGGGATTGCTCCAGTTCACATGTTTGAGGACTTTGCCCTGATTTCTGATTTGGCTCCTGTTATG GAAACCAACTTCTGGGGTTCAGTTCACAGTACCCATCTTGCAATTCCACACCTGAGGAAAAGCCGAGGGAAGATCATAGTGATTTCATCAATGAATGGACGGTTCCCACTTCCAAGAATGAGCTTATACAAT GCAAGTAAAGCAGCATTGATAAGCTTGTATGAGACATTGAGAGTTGAATTGGATGGGGATGTTGGGATAACAATTGTCACTCCTTGGCTTGTCAATACCCAAGGAGAGTTTCTCTCAAAGCTAGGCCTGGCTGAG GGTGTGATGAAGTTTATCCCAGTGAAGGCTGCTGATGAATGTGCAAGAGCAATCGTGGAAAGCGCTTGCCGGGGGGATGAGTACTTGACACTGCCCTCTCAGGTCAGGCCATTGTTTCTATGGAAGGTTTTCTGTCCTGAGGTGGTGGAGTGGTTTAACAGATTGCTTTTTCTCTCTCAGCCTAAAACCCTAATGAAGGACCTCAATTTTAATCTGGCAGATGAAAAATTCCTCAAGCCAGGGCACTAG
- the LOC131160704 gene encoding 11-beta-hydroxysteroid dehydrogenase-like 4A isoform X2, producing the protein MNVIRKLLNVAIPAAMVVALFFFLPSLLFVKFIYSSFRRSNISEDVAGKVVLITGASSGIGEHIAYEYAKRGALLVLTARRKERLREVAEKARKLGSPEVMVVRADVSKADDRERFVDKALHRFGRLDHLVNNAGIAPVHMFEDFALISDLAPVMETNFWGSVHSTHLAIPHLRKSRGKIIVISSMNGRFPLPRMSLYNASKAALISLYETLRVELDGDVGITIVTPWLVNTQGEFLSKLGLAEGVMKFIPVKAADECARAIVESACRGDEYLTLPSQPKTLMKDLNFNLADEKFLKPGH; encoded by the exons ATGAATGTGATTCGCAAGCTCTTGAACGTTGCAATTCCCGCAGCAATGGTCGTTgccctcttcttctttttgccTTCACTTCTGTTCGTAAAGTTCATTTATAGTTCATTTAGAAGGTCCAACATCAGTGAAGACGTGGCCGGAAAAGTAGTGCTCATCACCGGAGCATCCTCCGGCATTGGCGAG CATATTGCTTACGAGTACGCCAAGAGAGGAGCTCTTCTGGTGCTCACTGCAAGAAGAAAAGAACGTCTGAGAGAAGTTGCAGAGAAAGCCAGGAAGCTGGGGTCGCCTGAGGTTATGGTGGTCCGGGCAGATGTTTCCAAGGCTGATGACCGTGAGAGATTTGTTGACAAAGCCCTCCATCGCTTTGGACGAT TGGATCATCTGGTGAACAATGCTGGGATTGCTCCAGTTCACATGTTTGAGGACTTTGCCCTGATTTCTGATTTGGCTCCTGTTATG GAAACCAACTTCTGGGGTTCAGTTCACAGTACCCATCTTGCAATTCCACACCTGAGGAAAAGCCGAGGGAAGATCATAGTGATTTCATCAATGAATGGACGGTTCCCACTTCCAAGAATGAGCTTATACAAT GCAAGTAAAGCAGCATTGATAAGCTTGTATGAGACATTGAGAGTTGAATTGGATGGGGATGTTGGGATAACAATTGTCACTCCTTGGCTTGTCAATACCCAAGGAGAGTTTCTCTCAAAGCTAGGCCTGGCTGAG GGTGTGATGAAGTTTATCCCAGTGAAGGCTGCTGATGAATGTGCAAGAGCAATCGTGGAAAGCGCTTGCCGGGGGGATGAGTACTTGACACTGCCCTCTCAG CCTAAAACCCTAATGAAGGACCTCAATTTTAATCTGGCAGATGAAAAATTCCTCAAGCCAGGGCACTAG
- the LOC131160704 gene encoding 11-beta-hydroxysteroid dehydrogenase-like 4A isoform X3 encodes MNVIRKLLNVAIPAAMVVALFFFLPSLLFVKFIYSSFRRSNISEDVAGKVVLITGASSGIGEHIAYEYAKRGALLVLTARRKERLREVAEKARKLGSPEVMVVRADVSKADDRERFVDKALHRFGRLDHLVNNAGIAPVHMFEDFALISDLAPVMETNFWGSVHSTHLAIPHLRKSRGKIIVISSMNGRFPLPRMSLYNASKAALISLYETLRVELDGDVGITIVTPWLVNTQGEFLSKLGLAEGVMKFIPVKAADECARAIVESACRGDEYLTLPSQMKNSSSQGTRFGL; translated from the exons ATGAATGTGATTCGCAAGCTCTTGAACGTTGCAATTCCCGCAGCAATGGTCGTTgccctcttcttctttttgccTTCACTTCTGTTCGTAAAGTTCATTTATAGTTCATTTAGAAGGTCCAACATCAGTGAAGACGTGGCCGGAAAAGTAGTGCTCATCACCGGAGCATCCTCCGGCATTGGCGAG CATATTGCTTACGAGTACGCCAAGAGAGGAGCTCTTCTGGTGCTCACTGCAAGAAGAAAAGAACGTCTGAGAGAAGTTGCAGAGAAAGCCAGGAAGCTGGGGTCGCCTGAGGTTATGGTGGTCCGGGCAGATGTTTCCAAGGCTGATGACCGTGAGAGATTTGTTGACAAAGCCCTCCATCGCTTTGGACGAT TGGATCATCTGGTGAACAATGCTGGGATTGCTCCAGTTCACATGTTTGAGGACTTTGCCCTGATTTCTGATTTGGCTCCTGTTATG GAAACCAACTTCTGGGGTTCAGTTCACAGTACCCATCTTGCAATTCCACACCTGAGGAAAAGCCGAGGGAAGATCATAGTGATTTCATCAATGAATGGACGGTTCCCACTTCCAAGAATGAGCTTATACAAT GCAAGTAAAGCAGCATTGATAAGCTTGTATGAGACATTGAGAGTTGAATTGGATGGGGATGTTGGGATAACAATTGTCACTCCTTGGCTTGTCAATACCCAAGGAGAGTTTCTCTCAAAGCTAGGCCTGGCTGAG GGTGTGATGAAGTTTATCCCAGTGAAGGCTGCTGATGAATGTGCAAGAGCAATCGTGGAAAGCGCTTGCCGGGGGGATGAGTACTTGACACTGCCCTCTCAG ATGAAAAATTCCTCAAGCCAGGGCACTAGGTTTGGATTATAG
- the LOC131160706 gene encoding 11-beta-hydroxysteroid dehydrogenase A-like isoform X1 gives MVKPPKYVLHKTHSPLSSALHSTRKLLVNIVIPPLIFATFLTFFLPFLAFKLFLSIFRSIFSENVAGKVILIAGASSPLGKHLAYEYARRGGCLVLVAGGREDQLREVADRTRQLGSPCVMAIPADVSKVEDCKGVVDATVNYFGRLDHLVTDTGIASICKSMFEDVSDITSLASIMQMNFWSSVYSTHAAIPHLRKTKGRIIVIAPSSGRLPSPGLGLYNASRDALISLYETLRFEFGKDIGITIAAPRLIAHEISQFGAFLAKDGLTESEQEIGDVQSHLFKLDSAEAYAKAIVKSACGGKKYLTESSWMKVAFLLQVFCPKLLYWWRSSLSIARQVKLEISWKGGSGKQVMDLHGPMNYPSPGTSKQLMDLHGPMNYPSPGTSKQLMDLSEPKHYPSPGTIYFPKLNVPRRSWIEGARMLRSFAHAWYNSPSSTWNDSKEDMLEKTVI, from the exons ATGGTTAAGCCCCCCAAATACGTGCTTCACAAAACCCATTCCCCACTTTCCTCTGCCCTCCATTCGACTCGCAAGCTGCTCGTTAACATTGTGATTCCCCCTTTAATCTTTGCTACCTTCCTCACCTTCTTCCTCCCGTTTCTCGCCTTCAAGCTTTTCCTCTCCATCTTCAGATCCATTTTCAGTGAAAATGTCGCCGGAAAAGTCATCCTCATCGCCGGAGCATCTTCTCCTCTCGGCAAG CATCTGGCTTATGAGTATGCGAGGAGAGGAGGATGCTTAGTCCTGGTGGCCGGCGGGAGGGAAGACCAGCTCCGGGAGGTCGCCGACAGGACCCGGCAGCTGGGGTCTCCCTGCGTTATGGCGATTCCGGCAGACGTTTCCAAGGTGGAGGACTGCAAGGGGGTGGTGGATGCAACAGTGAATTACTTTGGAAGAT TGGATCATTTGGTGACAGATACTGGTATTGCTTCAATTTGCAAGTCCATGTTTGAAGATGTCTCTGATATCACTAGTCTCGCATCCATAATG CAAATGAACTTCTGGAGTTCAGTTTACAGCACTCACGCAGCAATTCCACACCTACGAAAAACCAAAGGGAGGATCATTGTGATTGCACCCTCATCTGGACGGTTGCCTTCACCAGGACTCGGCTTATATAAT GCAAGTCGAGATGCACTAATAAGTTTATATGAGACTCTGAGGTTTGAGTTTGGGAAAGACATTGGAATAACAATTGCAGCTCCAAGGTTGATTGCACATGAAATATCCCAATTCGGGGCATTCCTAGCCAAGGATGGACTGACAGAATCTGAACAAGAAATCGGAGAT GTTCAAAGCCATCTCTTCAAACTCGACTCAGCAGAAGCATATGCCAAGGCAATAGTAAAGAGTGCTTGCGGAGGAAAAAAGTACCTGACTGAATCATCTTGGATGAAAGTGGCATTTCTTCTTCAAGTGTTCTGCCCAAAACTACTGTATTGGTGGCGCAGCTCCTTGTCAATCGCCAGGCAGGTGAAATTGGAAATTTCATGGAAGGGAGGGAGTGGCAAGCAAGTCATGGATCTGCACGGACCAATGAATTATCCATCCCCAGGCACAAGCAAGCAACTCATGGATCTGCACGGACCAATGAATTATCCATCTCCAGGCACAAGCAAGCAACTCATGGATCTAAGCGAACCAAAGCATTACCCATCTCCTGGCACAATATATTTCCCCAAGCTCAATGTCCCGAGAAGATCGTGGATTGAAGGGGCTCGAATGTTAAGGTCTTTTGCCCACGCATGGTACAACTCCCCTAGCTCAACGTGGAACGACAGTAAAGAAGACATGCTGGAAAAAACAGTAATTTAG
- the LOC131160706 gene encoding 11-beta-hydroxysteroid dehydrogenase A-like isoform X2 translates to MVKPPKYVLHKTHSPLSSALHSTRKLLVNIVIPPLIFATFLTFFLPFLAFKLFLSIFRSIFSENVAGKVILIAGASSPLGKHLAYEYARRGGCLVLVAGGREDQLREVADRTRQLGSPCVMAIPADVSKVEDCKGVVDATVNYFGRLDHLVTDTGIASICKSMFEDVSDITSLASIMQMNFWSSVYSTHAAIPHLRKTKGRIIVIAPSSGRLPSPGLGLYNASRDALISLYETLRFEFGKDIGITIAAPRLIAHEISQFGAFLAKDGLTESEQEIGDVQSHLFKLDSAEAYAKAIVKSACGGKKYLTESSWMKVAFLLQVFCPKLLYWWRSSLSIARQVKLEISWKGGSGKQVMDLHGPMNYPSPGTSKQLMDLSEPKHYPSPGTIYFPKLNVPRRSWIEGARMLRSFAHAWYNSPSSTWNDSKEDMLEKTVI, encoded by the exons ATGGTTAAGCCCCCCAAATACGTGCTTCACAAAACCCATTCCCCACTTTCCTCTGCCCTCCATTCGACTCGCAAGCTGCTCGTTAACATTGTGATTCCCCCTTTAATCTTTGCTACCTTCCTCACCTTCTTCCTCCCGTTTCTCGCCTTCAAGCTTTTCCTCTCCATCTTCAGATCCATTTTCAGTGAAAATGTCGCCGGAAAAGTCATCCTCATCGCCGGAGCATCTTCTCCTCTCGGCAAG CATCTGGCTTATGAGTATGCGAGGAGAGGAGGATGCTTAGTCCTGGTGGCCGGCGGGAGGGAAGACCAGCTCCGGGAGGTCGCCGACAGGACCCGGCAGCTGGGGTCTCCCTGCGTTATGGCGATTCCGGCAGACGTTTCCAAGGTGGAGGACTGCAAGGGGGTGGTGGATGCAACAGTGAATTACTTTGGAAGAT TGGATCATTTGGTGACAGATACTGGTATTGCTTCAATTTGCAAGTCCATGTTTGAAGATGTCTCTGATATCACTAGTCTCGCATCCATAATG CAAATGAACTTCTGGAGTTCAGTTTACAGCACTCACGCAGCAATTCCACACCTACGAAAAACCAAAGGGAGGATCATTGTGATTGCACCCTCATCTGGACGGTTGCCTTCACCAGGACTCGGCTTATATAAT GCAAGTCGAGATGCACTAATAAGTTTATATGAGACTCTGAGGTTTGAGTTTGGGAAAGACATTGGAATAACAATTGCAGCTCCAAGGTTGATTGCACATGAAATATCCCAATTCGGGGCATTCCTAGCCAAGGATGGACTGACAGAATCTGAACAAGAAATCGGAGAT GTTCAAAGCCATCTCTTCAAACTCGACTCAGCAGAAGCATATGCCAAGGCAATAGTAAAGAGTGCTTGCGGAGGAAAAAAGTACCTGACTGAATCATCTTGGATGAAAGTGGCATTTCTTCTTCAAGTGTTCTGCCCAAAACTACTGTATTGGTGGCGCAGCTCCTTGTCAATCGCCAGGCAGGTGAAATTGGAAATTTCATGGAAGGGAGGGAGTGGCAAGCAAGTCATGGATCTGCACGGACCAATGAATTATCCATCCCCAG GCACAAGCAAGCAACTCATGGATCTAAGCGAACCAAAGCATTACCCATCTCCTGGCACAATATATTTCCCCAAGCTCAATGTCCCGAGAAGATCGTGGATTGAAGGGGCTCGAATGTTAAGGTCTTTTGCCCACGCATGGTACAACTCCCCTAGCTCAACGTGGAACGACAGTAAAGAAGACATGCTGGAAAAAACAGTAATTTAG